A part of Ziziphus jujuba cultivar Dongzao chromosome 8, ASM3175591v1 genomic DNA contains:
- the LOC107413808 gene encoding 26S proteasome non-ATPase regulatory subunit 7 homolog A gives MDVIKTQQISARPIEKVIVHPLVLLSIVDNYNRVAKDTRKRVVGVLLGTSFKGTVDVTNSYAVPFEEDEKDPSIWFLDHNYHEAMFSMFKRINAKEHVVGWYSTGPKLRENDLDIHGLFNDYVPNPVLVIIDVQPKELGIPTKAYYAVEEVKENATQKSQKVFVHVPSEIAAHEVEEIGVEHLLRDVKDTTISTLATEVTGKLTALKGLDARLREIRGYLDLVIDEKLPLNHEILYHLQDVFNLLPNLNVADLIKGFAVKTNDMMLVIYLSSLIRSVIALHNLINNKILNKEHEKAEDSKPVAVPAAAGS, from the exons ATGGATGTGATAAAGACGCAGCAAATCTCAGCGAGACCGATCGAGAAGGTGATCGTTCACCCGCTGGTTCTGCTCAGCATCGTCGACAACTACAACAGGGTCGCCAAGGACACTCGAAAGCGAGTCGTTGGGGTTTTGCTTGGTACCTCTTTCAAAGGCACCGTTGATGTAACCAACAGCTATGCCG TTCCTTTTGAAGAAGATGAAAAGGATCCAAGCATATGGTTTCTGGATCACAACTACCATGAAGCCATGTTTTCCATGTTCAAGAgaataaatg CCAAGGAGCATGTTGTGGGGTGGTATAGCACTGGTCCAAAATTGCGGGAAAACGATCTGGACATTCATGGATTATTTAATGA CTATGTTCCTAATCCCGTTTTGGTCATAATTGATGTCCAACCTAAGGAGCTGGGAATACCCACAAAAGCTTATTATGCTGTTGAAGAGGTTAAAGAG AATGCCACCCAGAAAAGCCAGAAGGTGTTTGTGCATGTGCCGTCAGAAATTGCTGCCCATGAAGTTGAGGAAATTG GAGTGGAACACTTGCTTAGAGATGTGAAGGATACAACTATTAGCACCCTTGCAACTGAG GTTACTGGGAAACTAACAGCATTAAAGGGTTTGGATGCAAGACTTAGGGAAATTAGGGGTTACCTTGACCTTGTTATTGATGAAAAACTCCCATTAAACCATGAGATTTTGTACCACTTACAG GATGTGTTCAATCTACTTCCAAATCTTAATGTTGCAGACTTGATTAAGGGTTTTGCAG TGAAAACAAATGATATGATGTTGGTTATTTATCTTTCCTCCCTCATTCGAAGTGTAATTGCTCTCCACAACTTGATTAACAACAAG